A genomic window from Sphingobacterium spiritivorum includes:
- a CDS encoding heavy metal translocating P-type ATPase, translating to MGIVSKTYKVKGLDCADEERLLKNRFITLKGIKDFKVNIASQSISVAYDPSFLNEKQIISNVASTGMSVIAASSDKEKPWYKQKRSIFLFINITLAALGFAFEKGFHNEVIAKTLYALAILIGGYYPARNALIAFWSFTLNINTLLVVAALGAIFLNLWEEAAVLVAIFSLGEVLEAIAVDKARGSIRALMDLTPPVAMLVSGLETREVPVEQLKIGDIILIKPGDKIPMDGEVVSGTSAVDQSSITGEAIPVAKSVGDSIFAGTFNQRGALEIRVTKLSSDTTIAKIIHSVEEAQNKKSSYQNFGERFGRVFTPLMFALAILVVVIPPIFFDEPFREWLYKGLILLVVSCSCGLVLSVPVTVIAAIGNASKNGILVKGGIYLEAISRIQAIAFDKTGTLTQGKPVITHIQTLAVMPEMELLQIIASIEAKSEHPLATAILTYTSERGIMPQPVSDFEALTGLGAKAAFDNKTYYIGSPGLFRNINLDITSVSDTVSNLQNSGNTVMLISSEHEVIGLIAVADKVRPEARETLNRLEKLGVRHLIMLTGDNHRTAKAISKEIGLKEFQAELLPDDKVTSIQELQRKYGKVAMVGDGVNDAPSLALADAGIAMGGIGTDVALETGDIVLMGDGLKKLPSAILLGRKTISNVKQNIIASLVVVVFLIIGAIAGYINLYSGIVLNELSALIVIANGLRLYRIKI from the coding sequence ATGGGTATCGTCTCTAAAACATATAAAGTTAAAGGTTTGGATTGTGCCGATGAAGAGCGGTTGTTAAAGAACCGCTTTATTACCTTGAAAGGCATTAAGGATTTTAAGGTAAATATTGCCTCACAATCTATTTCAGTTGCGTACGATCCAAGCTTTTTGAATGAGAAACAGATCATATCAAATGTTGCTTCAACTGGAATGTCTGTTATCGCTGCATCCTCAGATAAGGAAAAACCCTGGTACAAGCAGAAGCGGAGTATATTCCTGTTTATAAATATTACCCTTGCTGCTTTAGGCTTCGCTTTTGAGAAAGGCTTTCATAATGAAGTTATAGCGAAGACGCTTTACGCTTTAGCCATATTAATCGGGGGTTATTATCCGGCAAGGAATGCCCTAATTGCTTTTTGGTCGTTCACGCTTAACATCAATACACTTCTTGTTGTAGCTGCTCTCGGTGCTATCTTTTTAAATCTATGGGAAGAAGCAGCAGTCCTTGTAGCGATATTTTCTTTAGGAGAAGTTTTAGAAGCAATAGCAGTTGATAAAGCTCGTGGCTCGATTAGAGCGCTTATGGACTTAACCCCTCCCGTAGCAATGTTAGTTAGTGGTTTAGAAACACGCGAAGTACCAGTAGAACAGTTGAAGATTGGAGATATTATTTTGATAAAGCCCGGCGATAAAATCCCAATGGATGGCGAGGTTGTATCGGGCACATCAGCAGTTGATCAATCTTCAATAACTGGCGAAGCAATTCCGGTAGCTAAATCTGTTGGAGACAGCATATTTGCCGGAACTTTTAATCAAAGAGGGGCATTGGAAATAAGAGTAACAAAACTTTCTTCGGATACGACCATCGCTAAAATTATTCATTCTGTAGAAGAAGCACAGAATAAGAAATCTTCTTACCAGAATTTTGGCGAAAGATTTGGTCGTGTATTTACCCCATTGATGTTTGCTTTAGCCATATTAGTAGTTGTAATTCCACCTATATTCTTTGATGAACCTTTCAGGGAGTGGTTGTATAAAGGCTTAATCTTATTAGTAGTTTCCTGCTCATGTGGATTAGTCTTGTCTGTCCCGGTTACTGTTATTGCTGCAATTGGAAACGCTTCAAAGAATGGAATTTTGGTTAAAGGCGGCATTTATCTGGAAGCAATAAGTCGCATACAAGCGATTGCCTTTGATAAAACCGGAACGTTAACACAGGGTAAACCTGTAATTACTCATATTCAAACATTAGCTGTGATGCCAGAAATGGAATTGCTTCAGATTATAGCATCTATTGAAGCCAAGTCAGAACATCCATTGGCTACAGCTATTCTTACTTATACAAGTGAAAGGGGAATTATGCCACAACCAGTTTCTGACTTTGAAGCGTTAACGGGCTTAGGCGCTAAAGCTGCTTTTGATAATAAAACCTATTACATTGGTAGCCCCGGATTATTCAGGAACATCAATCTTGATATTACTTCTGTATCAGATACAGTAAGTAACCTTCAAAATTCAGGTAATACAGTTATGCTGATTAGCAGCGAGCATGAAGTAATTGGGCTGATAGCCGTAGCTGATAAGGTAAGACCAGAGGCTCGTGAGACCCTTAACAGACTTGAAAAGCTGGGTGTAAGACACTTGATCATGCTTACGGGTGATAATCACCGGACTGCTAAAGCAATTTCTAAAGAAATAGGACTGAAAGAATTTCAGGCTGAATTATTGCCCGATGATAAGGTTACATCAATTCAGGAACTGCAACGGAAGTATGGGAAAGTGGCAATGGTAGGCGATGGTGTAAACGATGCTCCGTCATTAGCGTTAGCTGATGCAGGGATTGCTATGGGAGGTATCGGCACTGATGTAGCTTTGGAAACTGGAGATATTGTTTTAATGGGCGACGGTCTTAAAAAACTACCCTCTGCCATTTTATTGGGGAGAAAGACTATCAGTAATGTAAAGCAAAATATTATAGCCTCATTGGTTGTTGTAGTGTTTTTAATTATCGGGGCTATAGCTGGCTACATAAATCTTTATTCAGGTATTGTATTAAATGAATTGAGTGCCTTAATTGTTATAGCTAACGGATTGCGGTTGTACAGAATTAAAATTTAA
- a CDS encoding metal-sensitive transcriptional regulator — MLSRKEKSVLKKQLNAIQGQLKAIEKMVEKDRDVEEIFIQCKAVEGIIQKAIYGVMDELLRKKFAEVLVKAVNDCPGECPNCDNIEVLKKQFANMSLKEVHKYLFKLNPVLRSKNIDN; from the coding sequence ATGTTATCACGTAAAGAGAAAAGTGTCTTGAAAAAACAGCTAAATGCCATACAAGGGCAATTGAAAGCCATTGAGAAAATGGTTGAAAAAGACCGGGATGTAGAAGAAATATTTATTCAATGTAAAGCTGTGGAAGGCATTATTCAGAAAGCAATATACGGTGTAATGGATGAGTTGTTGCGAAAAAAGTTTGCAGAGGTTCTTGTAAAAGCAGTTAATGATTGTCCCGGCGAATGTCCAAATTGCGATAACATTGAAGTACTCAAAAAGCAGTTTGCTAACATGAGCTTGAAAGAAGTTCATAAGTATCTGTTTAAGCTTAATCCGGTATTGAGAAGTAAAAATATTGATAATTAA
- a CDS encoding heavy-metal-associated domain-containing protein: MKSKYFKAMLCACVTFFAVSITGYSQTPGSQEQTSSLKDTTVTVKVTGITCNGDLAMIADHVKKLNGVTSCKQVGKASTASSFEIIYDPSKTTYSSLVKAVEATPSCDYPDKRPYKVKSKN; this comes from the coding sequence ATGAAATCAAAATATTTCAAAGCCATGCTATGTGCATGCGTTACATTCTTTGCTGTAAGCATAACAGGATATTCTCAAACCCCAGGTTCACAAGAACAAACATCATCGCTTAAAGATACAACGGTAACTGTTAAGGTAACAGGTATTACTTGTAATGGAGATCTTGCCATGATTGCCGACCATGTTAAAAAGCTAAATGGTGTCACAAGCTGTAAACAAGTTGGTAAAGCTTCCACGGCAAGTAGTTTTGAGATCATATACGATCCATCAAAAACTACTTATTCAAGCCTGGTGAAAGCAGTTGAAGCTACTCCAAGCTGCGATTACCCTGATAAGCGGCCCTACAAGGTGAAATCTAAAAATTAA
- a CDS encoding TlpA family protein disulfide reductase, whose product MKKLIIFMCLLLFSVQVQAQNSSLSNVLLRKLDGSKIYASELGNHDKPFIISFWATWCKFCLSELNTISPIYSQWQKETGVKLIAVSTDREPKDGFVRRFVQKRKWPYEIYIDSQKSLSQHFKIQDIPHTIIVDSTGHILWQKIGFNPGDEAEIIQAYRQITTPKSNNIKYE is encoded by the coding sequence ATGAAAAAGTTAATTATTTTCATGTGCCTGTTGCTGTTTTCCGTTCAAGTTCAGGCTCAAAATAGCAGCTTGTCCAATGTTTTATTAAGAAAGCTTGATGGAAGTAAGATTTATGCTTCGGAATTGGGCAATCATGACAAACCCTTTATCATAAGCTTTTGGGCTACATGGTGTAAATTCTGCCTTTCGGAATTAAATACAATCTCCCCTATATACAGCCAATGGCAGAAAGAAACAGGAGTAAAACTGATCGCGGTTTCTACTGACCGTGAACCTAAAGATGGATTTGTTAGAAGGTTTGTTCAAAAGCGTAAATGGCCATACGAAATTTATATAGACAGCCAAAAAAGTCTGTCTCAGCATTTTAAGATACAGGACATCCCACATACAATTATAGTTGATAGTACGGGGCATATTCTGTGGCAAAAAATAGGATTTAATCCTGGCGATGAAGCAGAAATCATCCAAGCGTACCGACAAATAACCACCCCAAAATCAAATAATATTAAATATGAATAA